A single genomic interval of Streptomyces sp. NBC_00663 harbors:
- a CDS encoding helix-turn-helix domain-containing protein has product MTAAGASVPRRGPKLEPLLLSAEERAELERRTRRATSAQALALRARIVLACAGPGVPPIVAVARNLQVTADTVRKWRRRFLAEQLNGLADEPRPGRPPTISVDQVQAVVVTTLEQLPKNATHWSRKSMAEHSGLSKSTVGRIWRQFQLKPHP; this is encoded by the coding sequence GTGACTGCTGCTGGTGCGTCAGTTCCCCGTCGGGGGCCGAAGCTGGAACCGCTGCTGCTGTCTGCTGAGGAGCGGGCGGAGTTGGAAAGACGGACGCGTCGGGCGACATCGGCCCAGGCCCTGGCCTTGCGAGCCCGGATCGTGCTGGCTTGTGCGGGGCCGGGGGTGCCGCCGATCGTTGCGGTCGCCCGGAATCTTCAGGTGACCGCTGACACCGTCCGCAAGTGGCGGCGGCGCTTCCTGGCCGAGCAGCTAAACGGGCTGGCCGACGAGCCGAGGCCTGGCCGGCCGCCCACGATCAGCGTCGATCAGGTGCAGGCGGTGGTGGTCACCACGCTGGAACAGCTGCCGAAGAACGCCACCCACTGGTCGCGCAAATCGATGGCCGAGCACAGTGGCCTGTCGAAGTCGACCGTCGGCCGGATCTGGCGGCAGTTCCAGCTCAAGCCGCATCCCTAG
- a CDS encoding DUF6603 domain-containing protein — MGGIFGLDLARLAEDPTRLDIDTALPPVRLRGRLERRQPDSYSGVLSATVPATTVTAFGQLDLAAPGGPAFVALIGAVFPPPGLQLGLGFALSGVGGIVGINKAVNQDALISAIADGTAGELLFPADPGAAAQRVVPRLPALFPTAPGRAIVGPMFQVSWGGRIVSLSAAVVAELPDPVRLSLLGVLRVAVPDPAVPLIYLKATFAGQYDTAEPSAFLMASLTGSHMAGVPLDGDVLLLSRGGADPAFVLSAGGFHPAYPIPRGVPALHRLTMNLSPVPWIQLSCQAYFAITSNTLQFGARLSLVAEIADCGVRGQFGLDVLIHREPTLSFTADMRGSLSVEVLGETLLGIAFALTLEGPAPWHAVGRGSIDLFLFSASFDFDLRWGQPAPALPAEPADLRGRLEKAFSRPEAWSAMPPAQGEYLPVLLSPAANRLIGDGSLVHPHGTIVARQRVLPFGVAIERFGPSVVDPAENWDIVSSTLGGVDADDGPTVDLFAPGQFRNVSYDEQLTCPAYETYRSGRRLAGDLSEPDDDAFVRATLDWETRVVSDPKPVRSLDLLRFLRIGALAGAEDIAAATSVRDPRWWQTELTLLVADRTPIAAVSTWSMAPVETAAGPAPTDAELLLQCGALAGVRAVEAWEVGN, encoded by the coding sequence ATGGGCGGAATCTTCGGACTCGATCTGGCACGGCTGGCAGAGGACCCGACCAGACTGGACATCGACACCGCACTGCCCCCGGTGCGGCTGCGGGGCCGTCTGGAACGCAGACAGCCCGACTCGTACTCCGGCGTGCTGAGTGCGACCGTGCCGGCCACGACCGTGACCGCCTTTGGTCAACTGGACCTCGCGGCACCGGGCGGCCCGGCGTTCGTCGCGTTGATCGGCGCCGTCTTCCCCCCGCCCGGACTCCAGCTCGGTCTCGGCTTCGCGCTCAGCGGCGTCGGTGGAATCGTGGGCATCAACAAGGCGGTGAACCAGGACGCCCTGATCTCCGCCATTGCCGACGGCACGGCCGGCGAGCTGCTGTTTCCCGCCGACCCCGGGGCCGCGGCACAGCGGGTCGTGCCCCGGCTGCCGGCGCTGTTCCCGACCGCGCCGGGGCGCGCCATCGTGGGCCCGATGTTCCAGGTCTCATGGGGCGGGCGGATCGTCTCCTTGTCGGCGGCCGTCGTGGCCGAACTCCCCGATCCGGTGCGGCTGTCCCTGCTCGGCGTGCTGCGCGTCGCCGTGCCCGACCCGGCAGTGCCGCTGATCTATCTCAAGGCCACCTTCGCCGGGCAGTACGACACTGCCGAGCCCAGCGCGTTCCTGATGGCGAGCCTCACCGGCTCGCACATGGCCGGGGTGCCGCTCGACGGGGATGTGCTGCTGCTGAGCCGGGGCGGCGCCGACCCGGCATTCGTCCTCAGCGCCGGCGGCTTCCATCCGGCGTACCCGATCCCACGCGGCGTCCCGGCGCTGCACCGGCTGACCATGAATCTCTCACCGGTGCCCTGGATCCAGCTGAGCTGTCAGGCGTACTTCGCGATCACCAGCAATACGCTCCAGTTCGGGGCCAGGCTCTCGCTGGTCGCCGAGATCGCCGACTGCGGAGTGCGCGGCCAGTTCGGACTCGACGTACTGATCCACCGGGAACCGACCCTGTCGTTCACCGCCGACATGCGTGGCTCGCTCTCCGTCGAGGTGCTGGGGGAGACGCTGCTGGGCATCGCCTTCGCGCTGACCCTGGAAGGGCCCGCGCCCTGGCACGCGGTGGGGCGCGGCAGCATCGACCTGTTCCTGTTCAGCGCCTCCTTCGACTTCGACCTGCGCTGGGGCCAGCCCGCGCCGGCGCTGCCGGCCGAGCCGGCGGACCTGCGTGGCAGGCTCGAGAAGGCGTTCAGCCGCCCGGAGGCGTGGAGCGCGATGCCGCCCGCCCAGGGCGAGTATCTGCCGGTGCTGCTGTCCCCGGCCGCCAACCGGCTGATCGGCGACGGCAGTCTGGTGCATCCGCATGGCACCATCGTCGCCCGGCAGCGCGTCCTGCCCTTCGGGGTGGCGATCGAGCGCTTCGGGCCGTCGGTCGTCGACCCCGCCGAGAACTGGGACATCGTCTCGTCCACCCTCGGCGGTGTAGACGCCGACGACGGACCGACCGTGGACCTCTTCGCCCCCGGCCAGTTCCGCAATGTCAGCTACGACGAGCAGCTGACCTGCCCCGCGTACGAGACCTACCGGTCGGGCAGGCGCTTGGCGGGCGACCTCTCCGAGCCGGATGACGACGCGTTCGTGAGAGCCACGCTGGACTGGGAGACGAGGGTTGTCTCCGACCCGAAGCCCGTGCGCTCCCTGGACCTGCTGCGGTTCCTGCGCATAGGGGCGCTCGCGGGCGCGGAGGACATCGCCGCCGCGACGTCCGTACGAGATCCGCGCTGGTGGCAGACCGAACTCACCCTGCTCGTAGCCGACCGGACGCCGATCGCCGCCGTGTCGACCTGGTCGATGGCCCCCGTGGAGACTGCGGCCGGGCCGGCGCCGACGGATGCTGAGCTGCTGCTGCAATGCGGCGCTCTGGCCGGCGTACGGGCCGTCGAGGCCTGGGAGGTGGGGAACTGA
- a CDS encoding Mu transposase C-terminal domain-containing protein yields the protein MTATGGVSGTADEGLGRHRDELRPAAVRQLLRLRAAGELTTAHVRLVAEAVGVHKRTVWRWLEQADQTGGVEKPERRRFRVTEEIIDVLADYQGNVKRAHEHLTRLAVAAGERPPGLTTLHDAIARDLDPGFMAGLRQGIPAARGFDPCFQRPAVARNEVWEGDHKQAATVVMMPDGKPSRVWVTWFEDRGTGHVMGWAVTAGSAHRGSVLAAVRMSVLREAPYGPAGGLPHLVRVDGGADFLSKTVRRAFGLLGVPVHRVRSARHKGGIERLNRTSMTRFFADLPRYTKAPRLDHRRRVGESDPPLTFEAFVGLLGEWVHQHNTEHVVERTKMTPLEAWQTDPAEIRPEPSASELRALMLESDHRVRKITSHGVEFAGRAYMPAGGVGRIGLEVRVRWMPHHTHEIDLYTFRGNRYLGRAFLAGEASEELRAKVLRERDEHSEVLRRALKRSGERRRERHLPSTRPEVPVRAVRMTEQEARAEREGTTSHAPPRRRTQPYRPLTPVPATWCRGSIYVRSGLALSWRVLSFSGLRCGCWGCLGRGLQVLDLVLRSLAEWYAVRLGCYLGRQRWAGGLRG from the coding sequence GTGACGGCGACCGGCGGTGTGTCCGGGACCGCGGATGAGGGCCTGGGCCGGCACCGGGACGAGCTGCGGCCTGCTGCGGTGCGGCAGTTGCTGCGGCTGCGGGCGGCGGGGGAGCTGACGACCGCGCATGTGCGGCTGGTCGCTGAGGCGGTGGGTGTGCACAAGCGGACGGTATGGCGCTGGCTGGAGCAGGCCGATCAGACCGGGGGTGTGGAGAAGCCGGAGCGCCGCCGTTTCCGGGTCACCGAGGAGATCATCGATGTCCTTGCTGACTATCAGGGCAACGTGAAGCGCGCTCACGAGCACCTGACCCGGCTGGCGGTGGCGGCGGGGGAGCGGCCGCCGGGTCTGACCACGCTGCACGATGCGATCGCCCGGGATCTCGATCCGGGTTTCATGGCGGGCCTGCGCCAGGGGATTCCTGCTGCCCGCGGCTTTGACCCGTGTTTTCAGCGGCCGGCGGTGGCCCGGAACGAGGTGTGGGAGGGGGACCACAAGCAGGCCGCCACCGTCGTGATGATGCCCGACGGGAAACCGTCGCGAGTGTGGGTGACGTGGTTCGAGGACCGCGGTACCGGCCATGTGATGGGCTGGGCGGTCACCGCCGGCTCGGCGCACCGGGGTTCGGTTCTCGCCGCGGTACGGATGTCTGTGCTGCGCGAGGCCCCTTACGGACCGGCCGGCGGACTGCCGCACCTGGTGCGCGTCGACGGTGGCGCGGACTTTTTGTCCAAGACGGTCCGGCGTGCTTTCGGGCTGCTGGGGGTGCCGGTGCACCGGGTACGCAGTGCCCGCCACAAGGGCGGGATCGAGCGGCTGAACCGCACGAGCATGACCCGCTTCTTCGCCGATCTGCCCCGCTACACGAAGGCACCGCGGCTCGATCATCGCCGTCGCGTCGGCGAGTCGGATCCGCCGCTGACGTTCGAGGCGTTCGTCGGCCTGCTGGGCGAGTGGGTTCACCAGCACAACACCGAGCACGTCGTCGAGCGCACCAAGATGACGCCGCTTGAGGCCTGGCAGACGGATCCCGCCGAGATCCGGCCCGAGCCGAGTGCGTCTGAGCTGCGTGCTCTGATGCTGGAGAGCGACCACAGGGTCCGTAAGATCACCAGTCACGGGGTGGAGTTCGCGGGCCGCGCCTATATGCCCGCAGGCGGGGTGGGCCGGATCGGGCTCGAGGTCCGGGTGCGGTGGATGCCGCATCACACCCACGAGATCGATCTGTACACCTTCCGCGGCAACCGCTACCTGGGCCGTGCCTTCCTCGCAGGCGAGGCCAGTGAGGAACTACGCGCGAAAGTGCTCCGCGAACGCGACGAGCACAGCGAGGTCTTGCGACGTGCCCTGAAGCGCTCCGGCGAGCGGCGGCGGGAACGGCACCTGCCGTCCACGCGGCCGGAGGTGCCCGTGCGCGCTGTGCGCATGACCGAGCAGGAGGCCCGCGCCGAGCGGGAGGGCACTACCTCACACGCACCGCCTCGCCGGCGCACCCAGCCCTACCGGCCCCTGACCCCCGTTCCCGCCACGTGGTGTCGCGGCTCGATTTATGTGCGCAGCGGGCTAGCTCTGAGCTGGCGAGTTCTCAGTTTTAGTGGTTTACGGTGTGGCTGCTGGGGGTGCCTGGGCCGGGGGCTGCAGGTGCTTGACCTGGTATTACGCAGCTTGGCTGAGTGGTATGCAGTTCGGTTGGGTTGCTACTTGGGACGCCAGCGCTGGGCTGGGGGGCTCAGAGGGTAG
- a CDS encoding YcxB family protein, with translation MLFDQGPSATSVRYDPQVLYRGGTMTEGQSHEGTHHAGTSDNFVDERTVVELTYQPRSADTLAGLQVRERIKRTGLLLRGAFFLLWVGQWLVLAVVRGSVDVFSTALFLLVLLMVWGYPRLQAAHVQRLVAWQGEYRATVSPDGITCRTDHSTLIQKWSVFQGYRETESHFVLLSRDPNIMCLDVLPKRGLHNAGDIERLRTILDQHTPHV, from the coding sequence ATGCTCTTCGACCAGGGGCCGAGCGCAACTTCAGTTCGTTATGATCCGCAGGTCTTGTACCGAGGGGGGACCATGACCGAAGGCCAGAGCCACGAAGGCACGCACCATGCGGGAACCTCTGACAATTTCGTGGATGAGCGGACCGTTGTTGAACTGACGTACCAGCCCCGGTCCGCCGACACCCTGGCCGGCCTGCAGGTCCGTGAGCGGATCAAGAGGACCGGGCTCCTACTGCGGGGTGCGTTCTTCCTCCTGTGGGTAGGACAGTGGCTGGTCCTGGCGGTCGTCCGCGGCAGTGTCGACGTGTTCTCGACAGCTCTGTTCCTGTTGGTCCTCTTGATGGTGTGGGGTTACCCGCGGCTGCAAGCCGCCCACGTGCAGCGGCTCGTCGCATGGCAGGGCGAGTACCGCGCCACCGTGTCTCCGGACGGCATCACCTGCCGTACCGACCACAGCACACTGATCCAGAAATGGTCCGTCTTCCAGGGATACCGCGAGACGGAAAGTCACTTCGTCCTGCTCAGCCGGGACCCCAACATCATGTGCCTCGACGTCCTGCCCAAGCGGGGCCTGCACAACGCCGGCGACATCGAGCGGCTACGAACGATCCTGGACCAGCACACCCCACACGTGTGA
- a CDS encoding substrate-binding domain-containing protein, with product MNALYSPPRRRTDEHDTDRTRNTPPPDPGHRHQDQPADTANDQHKNTPRINDKETRTPLDTHPEPHTVLAFNDRCATGVLDVLLRAGVTVPDEVSVVGFDDTRLARLAHIGLTTVAHT from the coding sequence ATAAACGCGCTATACAGCCCGCCGCGAAGGAGAACCGACGAACACGACACCGACCGAACCAGGAACACACCACCACCGGATCCGGGACACCGCCACCAAGATCAGCCAGCCGACACAGCCAATGACCAGCACAAAAACACCCCCCGCATCAACGACAAGGAAACCCGAACACCCCTGGACACCCACCCCGAACCTCACACCGTCCTCGCCTTCAACGACCGCTGTGCCACGGGCGTCCTCGACGTCCTCCTGCGAGCCGGTGTCACCGTCCCCGACGAAGTCTCCGTGGTCGGCTTCGACGACACCCGCCTGGCCCGCCTCGCCCACATCGGCCTCACCACCGTCGCCCACACCTGA